A region of the Mytilus edulis chromosome 11, xbMytEdul2.2, whole genome shotgun sequence genome:
CTAACAACAACCGTACTATTTCAGCATGTCCGTTTTGACTTGCCATGTACAGAGGACTACAACCATCATAACGACATAGATCAATGTTAGGATTCCTCTCTAACAGCAACTTTCCTACATCAGTATTTCCGTTTTGACTTGCAATGTACAGAGGACTACATCCATCATTTTGACATAGATCAAtgttaggattcttctctaacaacaCATTTACTATGTCAGCGTGTCCTTGTTGACTTGCAATGTACAGAGGACTACAACCATCATTACAGCATAGATCAATGTTTAGATTCTTCTCTAACAACAACTTTACTACATCAGTATTTCCGTTCTGACTTGCAATGTACAAAGGACTGCATCCATCATTTTGACATAGATCAAtgttaggattcttctctaacaacaactttactatatcagtatttCCGTTTTGACTTGCAATGTACAAAGGACTACATCCATTATTTCGACATAGATCAATGTTAGGATTCTTCTCGAACaacaactttactatatcagtatttCCGTTGTAACTTGCCATGTACAGTGGACTACAACCATATACATTGTCACATAGATCGATATTAGGAGACTTCTCTAACAACAACTTAACTATATTagtatgtccttcctgacttgcaAGTCTCAGAGGACTACAGCCATTACTGTCACATTGATCAATGTTAGGATTCCTCTCTAACAACAACTTTACTATATCTGTATGACCGTTCTGACTTGCGAAAATCAACCCAGTCAACCCATCACCTCTACATTGATCCACATCCACATCGTTATATAACATCCACTGTAACATATCAGTATAACCATTACAACAAGTCAGTATCAACGGAGTACTACCTGATCCATGGTGCTCTTTTGATAATACTGTGTCACATTTATTGGCTAATGTGACTTGAAGTGATTTGTTCAGATTTTGTAAGTGCTTTAAAAGCTGTTGTCTAAATTCTGAAACTGTCAAATTAGTGTTCATAAATGCAACTCTCACTTTTCCTGTTGACCAGTCCTTTATAAATCTTTctaaatataattcaaaataatctTCTGGTATTTCAATAATGAAGTCTATTTTACTGTTCCTGTCATCTGTTGATTTCCTCCATATGAAGCGTTCATGTACTAAATCACTATCAGCATGGTCTATTAAACATTCAATCATTTTCTGACCAAAGTAATGAGCAATGAAGTCAAACAATTTATCATGTACAGTTCTATATATACCATCCtgtttatgtacaaatgtaccttCTAGAGTGAGAAGGGCCTCTTTTAGTTTTGCCTTGGAAGTACCTCTGTTCAATCCACAAGCATCACATGTAGTTTCGATAAGTTGTTGTTGATCACGTGTTACTGTACCCTGGATCCATTTGTCTTTCAGCTGATTATTAAAGAGAACTAGTAAAGCTAGACTGCATATTTTATAGTTCCCCTCATCTCCATGCCTACCCAAACAGTCTAGTTCAGTTTGATAGACGAAAAatggatttttgaaaaattcctTAACATCTCCATGTTTTTCCCTAAGATATAAAGAGCATAAAAGAGGAAAGAATTCACTATTTTGTGATAGTTTATCAATATTGTCTAAACTTGAATCAATATACATACTTGCCATACTATCTTTTTCTTCAGCTGTAAGGCATAAATTATCTGACATTAAATTACATTCACAGGTCTTAAAAGGTTCTAATATATTAAACTTATCATCTCTATAAACTTGTAACCTACAAGATACAATAATCTTACAACATTTGTCTGCAATAATTGTTTTAATCACAGGTAACAGTTGTTGCCAGTTTTCAATCTGTTGTTGGTTGGCAGTAAAATTTCCACAAATATCATCTATGATGAAGACTGTATGTTTACCAGGTTGATAATAATCTCTGATATCATCTGGTTTTATCACGGGTATTATTTTGTACCCTGCCTTTTGTAAAACTAGTGCTGTGTGTCTTGCAATAAAAGATTTTCCTACTCCTGATGGGGCAGTTAAAGTCAAACAACTGTTGTCCTGTAAACACTCAAGTACGTGCTCACTTGCTCTTGTAGACACAAACATATTatcttttatttcccattctGTTATTTCGTTTTCTATTTGGTCTGAAAAATATTATAAAGTGTAGCTAATTAGAGATAAAATAATGacaattaatattaatttaactATCTCATAATAAGCAGGCAATTAATAGTGGATTACGTATGTTGTGTTAgttgtttcatattttgacaTTATCGTCTTATCGTTGAAGGCTAGATGACGACCTGAAGTGTAATACGGGGTTGACTTTGTTGGCATCATTTGCTTCGTATTTTGATTGCATTATAATTTAAACTAACCAAGACACTGATAGTTTCATTTAAGGCACAAGGATATTGTCTTGTCTAACCATGGAAAGGTACTATAAGATATAtatcttattgtaaaatcattgaaaaaaacatataaatacatggtttatactaaatttaaaaaaagcataCATAAAAATGTTCCATATTAAcatcaatttatttaaatatatggtCAAAAGTAAATGACAAAAAGGTTATAACAATACAAAATACCGTAAAAAGATACAACCTTCATACCGAATGTCGTAAatctaaagtaaaaaaaagaagGTTTGTGGACGATGATGTATCGTTGGTCTACTGCGATGACtatatgcaaatataaaaaaaagatgtggtatgattgccaatgagacaaccgtctacaattgacaaaaatgacaaacattataacaactatatgtcaccgtacggccttcaacaatggccaaagcccataccgcatagtcagctataaaaggccccgatatgacaatgtagaaaaatttaaaacgagaaaactaacggcctcatttatataaaaaatgaacgaaaaacaaatatgtaacacataaacaaacaacaaccactgaattacaggctcctgacttgggacagacacatacataaataatgtggcggggttaaacatgcatatatatgtCAAATGTCCTTAACATGTGATCTAATTTATACTTTTTGCCACTGACTTTTGATTGGTTTTTTTATCTtctgtttaacaaaaaaaaagcaaaaaaaaaaacaacagtgatCTCTGGCCTTCATTGTGATGTCAtctatttttagtttatttaacaGTTTTGGAaactttatttatcatttaattaaaactaatagttcttttaaatatttttaccaCAGTCCTCTGTTGTCAAGTTATAAAGTTTCAAAGCATATAAACTGATACTATACCTCTGATATTCTTTGGTATAACTTCGTCCTGCTCAGTttccattttcattattttctctTTAAGATCAGAATGTTCCTCTTTTTCTACAATAAGGACAGCATTCAGATCCATTTGATTAAAACACCACGGAAACTCATTACCAAAATTTGTATGGCAgtgacatgttaaaaaaataagatcATGTGACATAAGGTATAAGTAAGCAGCTATAGGTCATCGAATAGCCTTCATACATGAGCATAACTAAGACCACGTTGAAAGCTTCAAAAGGCATTGACATACACactttcaatgtaaaaaaatcaaaggagAAACAAATATAGCCGACCAACCCTACAACTAACATGGTAAAGTGATTTAACAGCAAAATACTAAAACAAGAGGATTCACTCATCGAATCGACAATCATTATATCAAAACAACTAACGAAAAGACATAAGCCATAGCATACCGATATTATTTGAGGGAACTTGTAGTTATGTACTGAAAGGTCTAAATTCAATAACAACTAATGACATAATCAGCTGTGAGTTAATATAACACCGTTAAAGTGcttattgacatttttttaagtataaGGTTGGATATTTATAAGCCATTAAATCAGATGCAGAAAAAAATGCACGAGAATACCCTTTGGTGTATAGATATTGAACTTTAAATAACTGTTAAATGTCCTAAAATCTTGAATGAAAAACCACACATTTTTTCTAGGTTCAAAAGTGAAttgaaattcacaaaaaaaaaaaaacaccaataaatGATTCAAGCATACACGAGATAGTACATGacacttaaaaataaatttgagaacgacttatatttttctatgttaaactaagtatgaaatataaaaatgaagatgtaatatgattggcaatgagacaactgtccacaagagaccaaaatgacacagacattaacaactaatgttcaccgtacggccttcaacaatgagcaaagcccataatgTATATTTCCTGACTGTCTACTTCGTATAACTCTTGgataaagttatcaaaggtaccaggattataattaagtacgccagacgcgcgtttcgtctacataagactcatcagtgatgctcataccAAAATGTTTactaagccaaacaagtacatagttgaagagcattgaggattcaaaattccaaaaagttgtgtcaaatacggctaaggtaatctctgcctggaataagaaaatccttagtttttcgaaaatttcaaagtttgataaacaggaaatttattaaaatgaccacattattgatattcatgtcaacaccgaaaggTTGACTTCTGGActtgtgatacccttggggacgaaacgtccaccagcagtggcatcgacccagtgtttattttataatgtaatgcTTGAGGAAACTAATTAAGGCATACTAGGGATAATGCAAATTAAAGGAAAAGTTAAGTCAATCATTATGTTGATTGAGAATTGATTTCATCAAATGTTTGTTAGAATTGGCAGATGGACCCTGGGACGGAGAAATAGATGTTTCTATAAATAGAAAGAAAGATGACTAGATGAACAAATTACTGTAATATATCTAAGACTAAAATTTCAATCAGTACATACCCAGCGGATTTATTGTGATGACACCATAAATAACAAGAAAACATTGATTGCGTGCATTGACAAAATGTAGGCATGTACCGAATGTATGACCATACATGTTCATAGCTGTATATAGcgataatattttttgtttcttttattgacaacaaaataaataaaacaatgatcaAAGTTGTGTAAATATTTGTACTATTGAAATGAATGTCTATCCAAGAAGTTATTTGAATCTGGATTTATCTTAAATACTTgaaaattgataagaaatgtatCACACTTTAACTAAGTAGTATTGAAATGTGGAAAATTATGAATAAGtaaattaaggtggtacatatCACTACAGGGAGATACCTATGTTGAATCAGTTAAACGTTATACCACCtttatactaaaatatataaaagtgaaAATAACATTAACCATAGGCGGAGAGATTACCGTATGAAATtgggttagttttcatcatacaAATTTTTAGAACCTAAAATAATTCCAGATtagaatatttattgtttattattcatTCAGTGCATTGTTATTGCTAAGTATAGCTCATTGTTATAGTTAACACGAAAAATCTAAACAGATTTCAAGCAGAGTGTCTGAACACATGCTCATTAATGTAATGAGAAAAATATAGATTCGTGCACACAGATCGTTCTTTTTCTAATAAGATATTACCTTTTTCCATATTTTCAACCGCTGATTCTAGCTTCTTCATTTTTGAACTTTGCACTGCTAGTTCATTACCATGGACATTTAATCTTTCCAGATTACGTCGAATActcaaacaaatatttacaagTTCTTTAAGTGCATTGTAGTCCAAACATTTGGATTTTGCATCACTTACATCTAAAGCATCTTGCTGATTTCCCAAACCATGTATCgcctaaaaaatgaaaacatgaaaataatattttaaaaatcaaatagtgtAATGAGCAGTTTCATATAATCTTTCATGTAGATAATTCTTAAATAAGGAGATTAgaaatgagtgccaatgagacgacaACCTACCAAAAGATTACTGAAaatagatgtaagcaattatatattaTGCAGTTGTTTTAAGTGATGTCGTTTCTGGTCCCTTAGAAAGAGTTTGTTTAACCTAATGTTGACTGAATTTTCACTCGTAATTTACCTCATACCTAGTTTggatgttatagataatgcatattttaaggtttttattgtcgtagaacacaccgaggggtatcaagattgatcaaatgaaagaccgaccggagggaggtctttctttgaactATCCTGACTCCCCGAGATGGGTTCTACGACAAGAacaaccttaaaatatgcattatctgacttatataccgtcaaaaaatattatttttttaaagatttgtcaaatttagtatcctattttaccgacaacactaaagtgggatattcatttataatgcgttcaggtttcaatacgccctgcggctcatttgaaatgtgaaataaaactcactaaataatttagaaataaccttttaaaaattgttatccata
Encoded here:
- the LOC139495293 gene encoding uncharacterized protein, with translation MATNMTKEEDNFLRIVYLNYRVVTTALRRYFDSVHPNLQSVLSSPSNKAILSDLHKPPRGQRKVLFPEQWNTLYPSSGSPLVSSADLDVTLMVCLLRNLPPYVSPPASGFDALPLSNDLSHGAHIGRIKYYKNFIVSHSKTGKLSDPVFNRIWIDLEMAIHGLGNQQDALDVSDAKSKCLDYNALKELVNICLSIRRNLERLNVHGNELAVQSSKMKKLESAVENMEKEKEEHSDLKEKIMKMETEQDEVIPKNIRDQIENEITEWEIKDNMFVSTRASEHVLECLQDNSCLTLTAPSGVGKSFIARHTALVLQKAGYKIIPVIKPDDIRDYYQPGKHTVFIIDDICGNFTANQQQIENWQQLLPVIKTIIADKCCKIIVSCRLQVYRDDKFNILEPFKTCECNLMSDNLCLTAEEKDSMASMYIDSSLDNIDKLSQNSEFFPLLCSLYLREKHGDVKEFFKNPFFVYQTELDCLGRHGDEGNYKICSLALLVLFNNQLKDKWIQGTVTRDQQQLIETTCDACGLNRGTSKAKLKEALLTLEGTFVHKQDGIYRTVHDKLFDFIAHYFGQKMIECLIDHADSDLVHERFIWRKSTDDRNSKIDFIIEIPEDYFELYLERFIKDWSTGKVRVAFMNTNLTVSEFRQQLLKHLQNLNKSLQVTLANKCDTVLSKEHHGSGSTPLILTCCNGYTDMLQWMLYNDVDVDQCRGDGLTGLIFASQNGHTDIVKLLLERNPNIDQCDSNGCSPLRLASQEGHTNIVKLLLEKSPNIDLCDNVYGCSPLYMASYNGNTDIVKLLFEKNPNIDLCRNNGCSPLYIASQNGNTDIVKLLLEKNPNIDLCQNDGCSPLYIASQNGNTDVVKLLLEKNLNIDLCCNDGCSPLYIASQQGHADIVNVLLEKNPNIDLCQNDGCSPLYIASQNGNTDVGKLLLERNPNIDLCRYDGCSPLYMASQNGHAEIVRLLLERNTDKCNYNECFSPLYMASQNGHTEIVKLLLQKTSTIDICDKDGCSPMYIASQNGYTDIVKLLLEKNPIADLCDNDGRSPLYMACNNGHTDIVKLLLERNPTIGICDEESWSPLDIAIQKGHTDIVRLLLE